gggaaattggggggaactgggggaaattgggggaactggggggaattgggggaGACTGGGAGGGAATTGGGGGAAattggggggaactgggggaaattggggggaactggggggaattgggggaGACTGGGAGGGAAttggggggaattggggggaattgggggaaattgggggaactggggggaattgggggagactgggagggaactgggggaaattggggggaactgggggaaattgggggaactggggggaattgggggaGACTGGGAGGGAATTGGGGGAAattggggggaactgggggaaattggggggaactggggggaattgggggaGACTGGGAGGGAAttggggggaattggggggaattgggggaaattggggggaactggggggaattgggggaGACTGGGAGGGAAttggggggaattggggggaactgggggaaattgggggagactggggggaattgggggaGACTGGGAGGGAAttggggggaattggggggaactgggagggaATTGGGGGAAATTGGGAGGAACTGGAGggaactggggggaattgggggagactgggagggaactggggggTAATAGAGGGAAACCGGGAGGGAACTGGAGGGAACTGGGGAgaactgggagggaactggggggGTAATggagggggactgggagggaattggggggaactggggggacGGGGACTGGGAAGGAACTGGGGGTAattggggggaactgggggaacTAGGAGGGAACGAGGGGGAATTGGGAGGgaactgggggaactggggggaactggggggaactggggtAAGTGGGAAGGAATTGGGAGGGAACTGGGCGTAattggggggaactgggagggaactgggggagctgggaaggaactggggggggaattggggggaactgggaaggaactgggagggaactggggggTAATTGGAGGGAAATGTGGGAACTGGGAGGGAAttggggggaattggggggaaCTGGGGAAAACTGGAAGGGAACTGGGGGCAACTTGGAGAGAACTGCGAGGCAGAACTGGGAAAACTGGGAGGGAACTGTGGGAAACTGAGGTTCATTTAAGGGGTAACTGGGGGAAACTGGGAGGGAAttggggggggaactgggaagGAATTGGGGGGGAATTAGGGGAACTGGGTGGGAACCGGAGGTTACCGGGACAgaactgggggaactgggaggaactggggggcactgggtcAGCTGAGTCTCCCCAACTGGTTTTTGCTCTCCCCCCCCAGTTTTGTCCCTGGCGAGAGGGAACCCTCTCAACCCTGGTGAGTGACTGGGACAAACTGGGACAAACTGGGACaaactgggaggggggagggccTGTACTGGGAATGGGAGGGAGCTGGACTGGAATGGAGGGGTCatactgggagggggggggctcatactgggtgggggggggcgtaCGGGGAGCGGGAGGGCCATACTGGGAGAGGGGGGGGTTATACTGGGAGCGGGGGGGGTCATACTGGGAGCGGGGGGGTCAtactgggagtggggaggagcCATACTGGGAATGAGAGCTATTCATACTGGGAGTGATGGGGTGTACTGGGAGTAGCATGAGGTCACACTGGGAATGGGAGGGGGCGATACTGGGATACGGGGGCGTCCATActggtgtgtcccccccccgggagggggggacacacccAGGTGTCCTCTgactcctccccctccccaccagaTGCCGCCAGTCCCTTCCAGTATGGTGAGTGGGATGCGGGTGACGGGGGTGTCCCCAAAAGGGGTGTCCCcaagggaggggggggcacaggggtgTCCCcaagggggggggacacaggggtgTCCCCAAAAGGGTGACAGGGTTGTCCCCAAGGGGGGGACACAGTTGTCCCCAAGGGGGGGTGACAAGGTTGTCCCCAAggggggggacagggctgtCCCCAAAATGGTGACAAAGTTGTCCCCAAGGGGGGGGGATGGGGTGTCCCCAAAAGGGTGACACGGTTGTCCCCAAGGGGGGGGACAATGTTGTCCCTGGGGGGGTGACAATGTTGTCCCCAaggggggggtggcagggttGTCCCCAAAAGTGTGACACAGTTGTCCCCAAGGGGGGGGGACGACAAGGTTGTCCCCAAAAGGGTGACAATGTTGTCCCCGGGGGGTGGCAGGAGTGTCCCCaaagtggggtggggggtgtcccccGGGGGGGGTGACAGCGATGTCCCCACCGTCTgtgtcgtgtgtccccccccccccagactgGCACCGCCTGCGCGTGGCGGGGCTGTCGGTGGCCGCCGTCCTCTGTGTCATCGGCATCATCGTCCTCCTCAGTGAGTGTCaccggggggggtccccgtgTCATTTGGGGGGGTCTCCGTGTCATTTGGGGGGTCCCCGTGTCATTTGGGGGGTCTTTGTGTCacctgggggggtccctgtgtcACTTGGGGGGGGCCCTGTGTCATTTGGGGGGTCCCTGTGTCACTTGGGGGGGGTCACTCTGTCACTTGGGGGGGGCCTGTGTCACTTGGGGGTCCCTGTgtcatttggggggggggcctgTGTCACTTAGGGGGGGTCCCTGTGTCATTTGAGGGGCTCACTGTGTcatttgggggggtccctgtgtcACTTCGGGGGGGTCTCTGTGTCacttgggggggtccctgtgtcatttggggggggggctgtgtcaCTTGGGGGGCCTGTGTCACTTGGGGGTCCCTGTGTCacttgggggggtccctgtgtcatttggggggggggctgtgtcaCTTGGGGGGCCTGTGTCACTTGGGGGTCCCTGTGTCacttgggggggtccctgtgtcatttggggggggggcctgTGTCACTTGGGGGTCCCTGTGTCTTTTGGAGGGGTCACTCTGTCacttgggggggtccctgtgtcATTTGGGGGGGGGCCTGTGTCACTTGGGGGTCCCTGTGTCTTTTGGAGGGGTCACTCTGTCacttgggggggtccctgtgtcacttgggggggtccctgtgtcATTTGGGGGTTCCTGTGTCacttggggggggtccccagggatgTCCCCTGAGGGGGGGGTGATGTGTGTcgtcgccccccccccagcacccgtCACCtcttgtgtcccctcccaggtgGGAAGTGCAAGTGTCGGAGAAAAGCCAGGTGGGACgtggggggacattggggggacataggggggacattggggacacgggggggacatGGAGaatgtggggacatggggacacaaggggacatggggggacattgggggggacatggggggacataTGGACATGGAGACACGTGGAGGAtattggggacatggggggacgtTGGGGACACGGAGaatgtggggacatggggggacacggaggGACATGGGGGGATGTGGAGGGACATTGGGGGGACGTGGAGaacgtggggacatggggacatggaggagttggggacatgggggacatggggaatATGGAGGACATGGGTGAGATGGAGaacatggggacatggggggacattgggggacATGGAGGGACATTGGGGTCATGGAGGGACATTGGGGTCATGGAGGAtttggggacattggggacatgGAGgacttggggacatggggggacataTGGATGCGGGGGGACATAGAGACAcggggggacattgggggacATGGAGGGACATTGGGGGGACGTATGGACATGGGGACACATGGAGGAcattggggacatggggggacgtTGGGGACATGGAGGActtggggacattggggacatgGAGAACATGGAGGACATGGGTGACATGgagacatggggacatggggggacatatggacatgggggggggacactggggacatggGAGTGTCCCAACCCCCTTTGACCCCTCCCGCAGCCACCGCCGTCCCCCTCCGGAGATGTCCCACCTCGTTGGGCCCGGTAAGGTCCCCAACCTGCCACCCTCGGGCCACCCATGGGTctgggtgggggggcacccacggGGTCCGGAcaccccctgaccccccccaaaatctctTCATAGGAGCCACCAGCACGTGTTGAGGTGTCCCCACGTGTCCCCAACCCCAGAAGGGGGACCCCGGCGTCCCGGTGACACGCGGAGGAGGGGGTGAGGGAGAAGCGGGTTTATTTGGGGGtgaacccccccaaaaaaaatccaagaaaaggggaaattaataaaaaaaattattaaaaaaggtaaaattggttattggggagggagggtgccCTGTGGTGGCATCAGGGGGGACAAGGAGGGGATGAGGGGCCGATGGTGGCCTTGGGGACGTCGGGTAGATGGTGGCACCAGGAGGGGACAAGGTGACGTGGGGGCAATGGTGGCATCGGGTTGATGGTGGCACCAGGAGGTGACAAGGTGATGTGGGGGCGATGGTGGCATCAGGTTGATGGTGGCCTTGGGGACGTCGGGTAGATGGTGGCACCAGGAGGTGACAAGGTGACGTGGGGGCGCTGGTGACCTCGGGTTGTGGGTGGCCTTGGGTAGATGGTGGCACCAGGAGGGGACAAGGTGATGTGGGGGCGATGGTGGCATCGGGTTGATGGTGGCCTTGGGGACGTCGAGTAGATGGTGGCACCAGGAGGTGACAAGGTGACGTGAGGGTGATGGTGGCATCAGGTTGATGGTGGGCTTGGGTAGATGGTGGCACCAGGAGGGGACAAGGTGATGTGAGGGCAATGTTGACATCGGGTAGATGGTGGCCTTGGGGACGTTGGGTAGATGGTGGCACCAGGAGGTGACGAGGTGACAAAGTGACATGGGGGCAATGGTGACATCGGGTTGATGGTGGCACCAGGAGGTGACAAGATGATGTGAGGGCAGTGGTGACATCAGGTTGATGGTGGCCTTGGGGACATCAGATAGACGGTGGCACCAGGAGGTGACAAGGTGACATGAGGGCAATGGTGGCATCGGGCCGATGGTGGCCTTGGGGATGTCGGGTAGATGGTGGCACCAGGAGGTGACAAGGTGATGTGGGGGCGCTGGTGACCTCGGGTTGTGGGTGGCCTTGGGTAGATGGTGGCACCAGGAGGTGACAAGGTGACGTGAGGGTGATGGTGGCATCAGGTTGATGGTGGCCTTGGGGACATCGGGTAGATGGTGGCACCAGGAGGTGACAAGATGACGTGAGGGCGATGGTGGCATCAGGTTGATGGTGGGCTTGGGTAGATGGTGGCACCAGGAGGGGACAAGGTGATGTGAGGGCAATGTTGACATCGGGTAGATGGTGGCCTTGGGGACGTTGGGTAGATGGTGGCACCAGGAGGTGACGAGGTGACAAAGTGACATGGGGGCAATGGTGACATCGGGTTGATGGTGGCACCAGGAGGTGACAAGATGACGTGAAGGCAGTGGTGACATCAGGTTGATGGTGGCCTTGGGGACATTGGGTAGATGGTGGCACCAGGAGGGGACAAGGTGACGTGGGGGCGATGGTGGCATCAGGAGGTGACAAGGTGACGTGGGAGCAATGCTGACATCGGGCTGATGGTGGCCTTGGGGACATTGGGTAGATGGTGgcaccgggaagggacagggtGACATGGGGGCGATGGTGGCATCGGGTTGATGGTGGCCTTGGGGACATCGGGTTGATGGTGGGGTTGATGGTGGCACCAGGAGGGGACAAGTTGATGTGGAGGTGATGGTGGCATCAGGTTGATGGTGGTCTTGGGTAGATGGTGGCACCAGGAGGTGACAAGGTGATGTGGGGCCAATGGTGAcactggggacagggctggcgTGGGGCTAACGGTGACACTGGGGACAACGTTGGGTggatggggacactgggaaggGCCAGGAGTGACGTAAGTGGTTGGGGACAATCTGGTGACACCAGCAGGGGACGAGGTGCCGTGGCAGCTGCCATCGCCACCTCCACATGGACACGGTGGCCAGCGTCCCCAAGCCCACGGTGGCCAACAACCCGTGTCCCTCAGGCACGGAGCTCCACGGCGATGTCACGGTGGATGTCCCCGCACCCTTCGGGCACCCGGATCCACGCTGACGCGACGTCCCCGTGTCCTTCAAGCACCCAGTGACACGGTGGCTGACGTCCCCACGCCCCTCCGGCCGCAAAGGTCCCCGGTGACGTGACGCTCGACGTCCCCGCGTCCCCTCGAGGACCCGGTTCCACCCACGAGGTGCCGCTCGGGCGTCAACTCAAGACCCCAAGTCAACGGTGACGTGCCGGTAGATCTGGGTGGCCCCTTTGAAACTGGAGGCCACCAAAAAGTGACGGTGACCGAGGGACAGAGGGGCGAAGGCGCGGGGCGTGGCGGCCAAAAGCTCCTGGGCGGGTTCCAGGTGGCCGCCGGCGCCCAGGCGGTAGACGCGGCTGGGGGCGTAGTCGTTGCCCAAGATCACGTAGCGTTGTCCGGCCAGCGCCAACGGTTGGAAGACCATCGAACCCCGTGCCGGCACCTGCTGCACCTCCCGGAACATGGAACCTTCCCAACGCATCACCTGGACGCAAGGAACGGTGGGAAGGGTTGGtgagggtggtggggaggacAGGAAGCTGAAGGTTGGGTGGTGGTCATCGTAGGGAAGGGTTGGGTTGGGTGGTGGGCATCTTCAAAAGGGTTGGTTGGGTTGTAGTCATCATGGGAAGGGTTGGGTTGGGTGGTGGGCATCTTGGAAAGGGTCGGTTGGGTTGCGATCATGGTTGGAAGGGTTGGGTTGGGTGGTGGGCGTCTTGGAAAGGGTTGGTTGAGCTGTGATTATCATGGGAAGGGTTGGGTTGGGTGGTGGACGTCTTGGAAAGGTTTGGTTGGGCTGTGATTATCATGGGAAGGGTTGGGTTGGGTGGTGGACGTCTTCAAaagggttgggttgggttgcAATCATGATGGGAAGGGTTGGGTTGGGTGGTGGACGTCTTGGAAAGGGTTGTTGGGGTTGTAGACATCATGGGAAGGGTTGAGTTGGGTGGTGGGCATCTTGAAAAGATTTGGTTGGGTTGCGATCATGATGGGAAGGGTTGGGTTGGGTGGTGGGCGTCTTGGAAAGGGTTGTTGGGGTTGTAGACATCATGGGAAGGGTTGGGTTGGGTGGTGGGCGTCTTGAAAAGAGTTGGTTGGGTTCGATCATGGTGGGAAGGGTTGAGTTGGGTTGTGTGGTGGGCATCTTCAAAAGGGTTGGTTAGGCTGTGATTATTATGGGAAGGGTTGGGTTGGGTGGTGGGCATCTTGGAAAGGGTTGGTTGGGTTGTAGACATCATGGGAAGGGTTGGGTTGGGTGGTGGGCATCTTGGAAAGGGTTGGTTGGGCTGCAATCATGGTGGGAAGGGTTGGGTTGGGTGGTGGGCGTCTTGGAAATGGATGGTTGGGCTGGATCATGATGGGAAGGGTTGGGTTGGGTGGTGGTGAACCCCACGGACCCATGACCCTGGTGGCCCCCCATAACCACGTGATGATGATAGACCCCAACGATCATGTGATGACCACGGACCCACGATGCTGGTGGCCCCCCATAACCACATGATGGTGATAGACCCCCAACGAACACGCGACAACCCCCACGGACCCACGACCCTGGTGGGCCCCGGTGCCCACGTAACGCCGCCAgacccgccccgcccggccccgccccctcacCTTGGCGTCGCCCAAGAAACGGGTCAAGCAGAGGAAGACGTGACCCCACAGCCGGAAGTGCTTGGCGGCGTAGACGTCGGGGACGTGGGGGATATCGGTGTGGGGGGCGAAGACCCCTCCGCTCCACCGGTAGACCAAGGGTCTCCGCGTGCCGCTGCAGACCACCAAAGCCGGTCGACCGCCCAACTCCAAAAATTCCAGGTGGGTGTCCCGGTGCCAGGGTCGGAGAGCTTGGTGGGGGTAAaaaccccgccccccccaccgGAAGAGGGTGCTGGTGCCACCTTTGGAGCTATCGGCCACCCCGAGGTACCAGTGACCTCCCAGGCGGGCGCTGGCCACCGCGTGGGGCCGTCGCAAGCGTCCGTTGCCCAACGCCTGCAAGCGGACGAAACGAGCGCCGGGACCGCCGGCTCGGCGCCAGACGGCCGAACCGCCGCCCAGTtgggccaccaccaccaccaaggCCCCTCCCAGTTGCAGGGGGTGGCAGGCCACCGGCGACGAGCCTGGGGGGGGAcaaggatgggggggggggggggcgcgcgtTAGGGAAAGGGCGTTTTGGGGGGTTTGTCGGCATTTGGGGAGGTTCTTCGGAACTTTTCGGGGGGCTTCCGGGGCATTTTTGGAGGTTCTCAGGGCATTTTGGGGGTCTTCCAGGGCATTTTTGGAGGTTCCTCAGACCATCTTTGGGGTCTTCCAGGGCATTTTTGGAGGTTCTCAGGGCATTTTGGGGGTCTTCCAGGGCATTTTTGGAGGTCCCTCAGATTATTTTTGAGGTTCCTCAGACCATTTTTGGGGTCTTCCAGGGCATTTTTGGAGGTTCTCAGACCATTTTGGGGGTCTTCCAGGGCATTTTTGGAGGTTCCTCAGACCATCTTTGGGGTCTTCCAGGGCATTTTTGGAGGTTCTCAGACCATTTTGGGGGTCTTCCAGGGCATTTTTAAGGTTCTCAGACTATTTTTGAGGTTCCTCAGACCATTTTGGGGTCTTCCAGGGCATTTTTGGAGGTTCTCAGGGCATTTTGGGGGTCTTCCAGGGCATTTTTGGAGGTCCCTCAGATTATTTTTGAGGTTCCTCAGACCATTTTTGGGGTCTTCCAGGGCATTTTTGGAGGTTCTCAGGGCATTTTGGGGGTCTTCCAGGGCATTTTTGGAGGTTCTCAGACCATTTTGGGGGTCTTCCAGGGCATTTTTAAGGTTCTCAGACTATTTTTGAGGTTCCTCAGACCATTTTGGGGTCTTCCAGGGCATTTTTGGAGGTTCTCAGGGCATTTTGGGGGTCTTCCAGGGCATTTTTGGAGGTCCCTCAGATTATTTTTGAGGTTCCTCAGACCATTTTGGGGTCCTCCAGGCCATTTTGGGGTGACAGCATGGGTTTTGAGTCCCCAAGGGCATTTTTGAGGACCTCCAGGTCATTTTTGAGGTTCCTCAGACCATTTTGGGGGTCCTCCAGGCCATTTTTGGGTTGATAACATGGGTTTTGAGTCCCCAAGGGCATTTTTTAGGACCTCCGGGTCATTTTTTGAGGTTCCTTAGAACATTTTTGAGCTTCCTCAGACCATTTTTTGGGTCCCCCAGGCCGGTTTTGGAGTGGTTTGGGCTCCACCAGGACATTTTTTTGGTGTTCATGCTATTTTTGAGGTTCCTCAGCCCATTTTCCAAGTCTTTCAGCTCATTTCTGGACCCCTCCCTGACCGTTTTTGGACTCCCTcccaaatttttattttttttttcctgtttttctccataCCGGGCTGGATTTTGGGATACTGGGACTCACCGTTGATGATGGTGGGGGCCCGGAATCGTCCGGCCAACTGGTCCCATTCCAAAAGGGCGCAGGCACCGGCGAAGGGTTGGGCCAGGGCCACCCCCGGGTGCCCCCCCAGGGCGAAGGGTTCGGCCGCCAGCGAGGAGAAGGGCAACGACTGGAAGGGGCGCAGctctggggggggacacccacacccacccacccccccggACACCCATCAGCTCCCAAATATCTGGGTGTTGTCCCCCCCCCGACACCCCacccacacatgcacacagtgGAGGGGACCCAAATATTTGGGactgggggggcacccagatatttgggactgggggggggggggcagatattcaggaggggggggcacccaggtgtcCAGGACTGGGGGTCACCCAGATatttgggatgggggggggacccAAGTGTTTGGGactgggggggcacccagatATTTGGGATTTGGGTggcacccaggtgtctgggactgggggggcacccagatatttgggatgggggggggggacaccacCGTACCGGAGACGAGGCAGTGGAAGTCGCGGGGTTGAAGCTGGGCCAGGGGGGTCCCCTGGcggtgggggggtccccggcaGCGCCCCAATTCTCCGGGGGGGGTGACGCTCCCCAACCAGCTGATCAGCCAGCGCAGGTGACAGTCGCACTGGAAGGGGTTCCCCCGcaggtccctgtccccccccccccaatcccagCACCCtcaggtgggtgctggggtcccccccccagcaccctcatgtccccccacccctgggtTGTGTCCCCACCCCGCCGTGGCTCGCTCCAGTTGCTCCCAGTACAGTCTAGGGGCTCCCAGTAAAGGCTTGTGGCCGCTGCGGTGTCACCCACGTCCCCCCGTGTGCCCTcaatgtccccccatgtccccaatgtccccccatgtcccaaATGTCCCCAAGTCCTCCATGACCCCAATGTCTCCCgtgtccccaatgtccccccatgtcctcCATGACCCCAACGTCCCCCCACGTTCTCcatgtccccccgtgtccccaacGTCCCCAAGTCCCCCAtatgtccccatgtccccccatgtccaTATGTCCCCCCATGCCCCTcaatgtccccccatgtcccctgtgtccccatgtccccatgttctccatgtcccccatgtccccaagtcTTCCATGACCCCAACGTCCCCCCATGTCCATATGTCCCTCCAtgtcccccatgccccccaatGTCCCTCCATGTCCCCGATGTCCCCCAACGTCCCCAATGCCCCCTGGTCCCCATGTCCCTGATGTCCCTCAACATCCCCaatgtccccaatgtccccccaatgtccccccatgtccccaagtcTTCcatgtccccaatgtccccccctGTCCCCAAGTCCTCCATGTCCCTATGTCCCCCCAATGTCCCTCCATGTCCCCGATGTCCCCCAACGTCCCCAATGCCCCCTGGTCCCCATGTCCCTGATGTCCCTCAACATCCCCaatgtccccaatgtccccccaatgtccccccatgtccccaagtcTTCcatgtccccaatgtccccccctGTCCCCAAGTCCTCCATGTCCCTATGTCCCCCCAATGTCCCTCCATGTCTCCacgtccccccatgtccccaagtcTTCCATGTCCCCCCACGTCCATATGTCCCCCCCGTCCCCAAGTCCTCCATGTCGCCCCATGTCCCTCAATGTCCCTccatgtcccccatgtcccccatgtccccccatgtcccaccGTGccctccatgtccccccatgtccccctgtgTCCCTCCATGTCCCCAAGTCCTCcatgtccccaatgtccccccatgtccccgtgtccccatgtccccacgttCTCCAtgtcccccagtgtccccaatgtccccaagTCCTCCATGTCCCTCCATGTACCCAAGTCCCCCCAAGTCCTCCATGTccctccatgtccccccatgtccccaagtcCCCCATGTCACaccatgtccccccatgtccatatgtcccccatgtccccaatgtccccaagTCCTCCATGTCCCCAATGTCCCTCCATgtccccccaatgtccccatgtccccgaTGTCCCCCAac
This genomic window from Buteo buteo unplaced genomic scaffold, bButBut1.hap1.1 HAP1_SCAFFOLD_422, whole genome shotgun sequence contains:
- the LOC142028465 gene encoding FXYD domain-containing ion transport regulator 3-like produces the protein LSLARGNPLNPDAASPFQYDWHRLRVAGLSVAAVLCVIGIIVLLSGKCKCRRKASHRRPPPEMSHLVGPGATSTC
- the LOC142028466 gene encoding leucine-rich repeat LGI family member 4-like, with translation MEVGGGCGAPPLLLFLLLVGLGGTGGVIPGGGGSFFLGGGIRGGKNCPGGCDCDREGALCRGGAGLPRGLSPRLATLSLVRWHIDVLGEGSFRDTPALQLLLVTAGRLGTIGDGAFAGLALLEYLFIEDNEVGTIAPTALRGLRGLLYLSLANNRLETLPRGLFQGLETLTQLDLRGNPFQCDCHLRWLISWLGSVTPPGELGRCRGPPHRQGTPLAQLQPRDFHCLVSELRPFQSLPFSSLAAEPFALGGHPGVALAQPFAGACALLEWDQLAGRFRAPTIINGSSPVACHPLQLGGALVVVVAQLGGGSAVWRRAGGPGARFVRLQALGNGRLRRPHAVASARLGGHWYLGVADSSKGGTSTLFRWGGRGFYPHQALRPWHRDTHLEFLELGGRPALVVCSGTRRPLVYRWSGGVFAPHTDIPHVPDVYAAKHFRLWGHVFLCLTRFLGDAKVMRWEGSMFREVQQVPARGSMVFQPLALAGQRYVILGNDYAPSRVYRLGAGGHLEPAQELLAATPRAFAPLSLGHRHFLVASSFKGATQIYRHVTVDLGS